A window of Pseudocalidococcus azoricus BACA0444 genomic DNA:
TGACTGGTCTTCCCTGTGCGTCCTGGCGAAAGCGGTCTCCATAGTTACTGGGATGAATAGCCACATTGAACCAGAGCGGGGCAGGTAAAGTAGCGGTACAACTGGTAGGCAAATTTGGGGATGGTGTAGGGGCCTGGGATACTGCGGGAGTTGGGGCCGTGACATTGGCCTGGGTGCTGATTAGGGCCGGGGGATTTGGGGTTGAGGGGGGAGGAATAAGGGACAAATTAGGAATGGTCTGATCGGGACTGAGAGCGGCCAAGCCGGATAAAGAAGATGTTGCGGAAACTGAGGGAGTTGGCATGGAAGCAGAAACTCTTACCCAATGAATTGCCGCAAAAATCACCAGGCCTGCCAATCCCAGAGATACCAGATACCGCCTAAATTGTAGCTGTAAAATTTTCTTGACCATCACTAATGCCTGCTCACACCCATGTTTTTACCATCAATCGGGAAATTCCGCCTAGAGATTGGATTGTTAGGCCAACTGCAAACCTGTCAAAAAAGTAGGCAAATTAGTAAATCAAGACAACCCGTAAAATCCTAGCCACAAGGGCTACTAGACAGGCGATGATAATTTGTCCAGGTAACGGATAAAGAGAATATTGTTGGACTAAGGCCCAAAGTGGCAGGGGTAAGCGGTCTCCCAGGCCAAGGGCCATCAAATAAAATAACCCACAGGTGTGAATAATCCCCAGGCCAGCCAGACAACTAAGAAAAAATTGCTCAATTCGGGGGGACTGACGAAACGCAAGCATCCCACAGACCCAAGCCGCCGGAATAAACCCCGCCAAATAGCCAAAGGTCGGCTCCTGCCAATAATTCAACCCACCGCCGTGGGAGAAAATTTGAAACCCAGCTAACCCCAGGCCCAAATAGGCGATCTGAGAAATCATGGCCGGATACTGCCCCCCCATACAGCCCACCAACAGCACTGCCGCCACCTGCATCGAAACAGGAAGAGGGTACGTACCTAAAGCCTGCCAATCCGTGGGAAGTTGCCATTGTCCCTGACGATTAAAGAATTGGGGCAGAGCCACCACCGCTTCCACAAAGGTTCCCACCACCGTCAGCATCAAGCCCAACACGGCCCAAATCAACTGATCCAGGAGGGATAGACTGTTGCCCTTGGGACTGTTGGATTTGTTAGTTGCCATGTTCTGCCTCAGTTTGGGATGAATTATAACGATTCTCGCAGGCCGGGATGCCTACAATAGAAAGCGACACATCGGGTGCAGCCTGTCCGACCGCCATGCAGAGCCAACAACCCTCACCCCAGCAGGTTTTCAATCCAGTTCTAAGCTACGATCCACACCAGTTGTCTGGTTTACCTGCCGCAGAACTTGTCGCGATTATCTTAAAACAGCAAGAGACGCTCAATGCCCTCCAAAATCAGGGTGTTACTCCTGCTGAGGTTCTCGCCCCCCCCCTTGCGCCCCCGAAAAGTCCCTATCTGCTCCTGCGCACTGAAGACGGCAATTGTTACTTTACCCTCACCGATAGTAGTTGTTGGACAATTGGCCGTGGAGACGATAATTCCATTCCCCTCCCGGATCGGTGGATGTCCCGCAACCATGCCATGATTCAAGCGATGGCCCCCAACGAGTTTTATTTAATTGATTTGGGGAGTCGGAATGGCACCTTTCTGAACAGTCGGCGGGTGAATGTCCCAGTCTCGTTACGGCATGGGGATCACATCACCTTCGGACAAACGGAGTTAGAGTTTTTTGCCCAGGCCCCAGTCAGCCAGCCCCACGAAGATAGTGCTACCCTCGGCTTAAACCTCGATCATCCCCCCGAAAAGCACGAAGGATCCGCAACGGTTTTACTCCATGTCCGCCGTCTTCTCTCAGTTTTAGTCGTGGATATTCGCGGCTTTACAGTGCTAGCTCGCCAGTTAGATGAGGCACTGCTTTCGGAGGTCATGGGCACGTGGTTTCACCAGGCCGGAAATATTATCCGTCAGTATGGAAGTTGGGTGGATAAATACATTGGCGATGCGGTCATGGCCGTTTGGATCCACAGCAGCACAGAAGTCTCAGTGCAGGATATGCAGCGGGTGCTCCTGGCCCTCCATGATCTCCACCAAATGACTAGTCGCCTCCACCTTGACTATGGCCTGGATAAACCGATTCGCGTTGGGGCGGGCTTAAACACAGGCTATGCCATGGTTGGCAATACAGGCAGTGGGGATCGCCCAGACTATACGGCCTTGGGAGATACAGTCAATGCCGCCTTTCGCTTAGAATCGGCTACTAAAGAACTGGCTGTGGATGTGGCTCTGGGAGCAACTACCTATGGCTATCTTGCCGGGCGGGATGGAGATCCCAAAGCCATTTCCTTTCGGCTCCAACTGGCTAATTTAAAAGGCTATGAAGCCCCAGTCCCCATCTACACCGGAACCTTTGGAGATTTACAACAATTCCTCGCAATGAGGATCAAGCGAGATGATACGCTCTACTAATGAGGGTTTTTGAATGAGGCGATCTCCCATTTCTGGCGACTTGCTGGGAGTCTTTGGGGCTGATTTGTCAATTTAATGACCCGCTGAACACATTTGACGTTGATCGCTGATTTTCATATTGTGCTGCATCTATATGAAACATATTGAGAGGGAGAGAATTATGCAACGCTTTGGCCGCTGGTTCAGTCTGGGCTGTCTGCTTGTCGTCCTGTCATTGGGCTGGATGGGTTGGGTGATGCCAGTCACGGCTGCGGAATCTACAGAACCGATTGTCAATGTCGTCGATGAAAAGTTAGGCAGTGCCTATGGTCAGAAAATTGACCTGAATAACACGAACATCGCCGCCTTCATCGAATATCGGGGCTTGTATCCCACCTTGGCCCGGAAAATCATCCAGTATGCTCCCTATCAGTCGGTAGAGGATGTCTTGAATATTCCTGGCCTGTCGGAACGGCAAAAAGAAATTTTACAAGCTAATTTTGATAATTTTACAGTCACAGAAGTAGAGACAGCCCTCGTTGAAGGGGGAGATCGCTATAATAACGGCCTGTATAAATAAGTCTGATTAGGTTTGACTGGCCTGGGCGTTTTCGCGATGGACTAATCACAAGTTTTTAGTCTCAGTTCCTCCTCTCAACTCCAGGCCAGTTACCATGTCCTCTATCTCGATTCCTCCTGTCCCCGTTACTGTTCCTTTTGTCTTTGATGTCCTCGTCATTGGCTCTGGGGCGGCGGGTTTGAGCGCGGCATTAACCCTATCTAAAGTCTATCGAGTTGGAGTTTTAACCAAAGATACCCTCGATCAATCCGCCAGTATTTGGGCCCAAGGGGGGATGGCGGCGGCCATTGCAGCTGAGGATTCTCCCCAATTTCATGCCAGGGATACTCTTAAAGCAGGGGCTGGTCTTTGCGATCCCGAGTCTGTTAATTTCCTCGTTTCCCAGGCCCCGGCCCAAGTTGCCCGCCTTTTAGCAATGGGGGTCGCCTTTGATCATGCCAATCAGCAACCGGCCTTAACCCTAGAAGCCGCCCATTCCCACCCCCGCGTTCTCCATGCGGCTGATACCACCGGCCAGGCCCTTGTCACCACCCTTCTCAGACAAGTCCATCAGTCCCTCAACATTACTCTGCTCCCGGCCTGGCACGTTTTAGATCTGTGGTTAAATCCTGAGGGAACTGCTTGCGTGGGTGTTTGTGTCTTAGGGCTAGGTCAACTGCAATGGCTACCGGCGCGATTAGTGGTTTTAGCCACCGGAGGTGGGGGTCAAGTGTTTGCCCAAACTACAAATCCAGCCATTAGTACCGGGGATGGGGTGGCGATGGCCTGGCGAGCGGGGGTGGCAGTGCGCGATTTAGAGTTCATTCAATTCCATCCCACGGCCTTAAAACTGCCTCAGGCCCCGCGATTTTTAATCAGCGAAGCAGTGCGAGGAGAGGGGGCCCACTTGGTTGATGCCACTGGGCGCAGGTTTGTCTTTGATTATCATCCAGATGGTGAATTAGCCCCCCGCGATGTCGTCAGTCGGGCCATTTACCACCATCTCCAAGCCACTGAAACAGAACAGGTCTGGTTAGATTTACGCCCGATTCCCCTCCCACGTCTTCACTATCGGTTTCCGAAAATTATCCAAGTCTGCCAGGCCTGGGGCATTGACGTTAGCCAAACCCCGATTCCCGTCTCCCCAGCAGCCCACTATTGGATGGGAGGCGTTGTCACCAATCTCTACGGGGCAACGGATTTACCCGGCCTCGCCGCTGTTGGGGAAACCGCCAGTACAGGGGTGCATGGGGCCAATCGGCTCGCCAGTAATTCTTTGCTTGAATGCTTTGTTTTTTCCGAGCAGTTAGCCACCCTCCAACTTCCCGCTACTACTCACCCCGATAGTTTGCCCCAATGGCCTCCCTCAGACCCCCTAGAAATCCCTCATGTGGATGCTGACTGGTGTGAAGGCGTTCGCCGCCAACTCCCCCAATTAGTTTGGCAAAGTGCTGGTATTTCCCGCCATGAAACCCCATTGACAGCCGCAACCGAGAAAGTCCAGGCCTGGCGAACTACTCTGCATCAACTCCCCATCGGTCAATATCTAATCCACCACCAACCTCACACTCAGGGAATTAAGGTCAACTCAAACCAGGCCAAGGTTTTACAGCAATGGATTGAACTGCGAAATCTTTTGGATATTGCTTACCTGATTCTCAAAAGTGCCCTATTTCGCACCGAAAGCCGCGGCGGTCATTTTCGCTCAGACTACCCGGAAACCGATCCGGCCTGGCAACAACACACCCTCATCCGTGGGGAAACCTGGCTACAGCAGCCCATTAACCAGGCCAAACCCTAACCCTTAAGAGACTATGTTCATAGGACAGGAGCGCGATTAGTTTGCCATAGGTTAGTCCCTCAGTCCCAGGCCAGCTTTGATAATTTCTGGTTCTCTAGGCAAAAGATCAACAAACCGCGACAATAGGTAAGGACTTGTTTCAGTTATTCACCGTGCAAATCACCCGAACCGTTTCCGACACTAAAAAAGCCTTCTACGCAGCCCACACTCGCCCCATCCACTCAATTTTTCGGCGGTTTGTGGAAGAACTTTTGGTGGAAGTCCATCTCCTGCGGGTTAATACCAATTTTGTCTATAGCCCCCTCTTAGCCTTAGGAATTGTCACGGCCTATAACCACTTCATGTCCGGGTATCGCCCCGAAACTGACCGGAACTCTATTTTTACCTCCTTTGCTATTGCCGAGGAATTTGATCCCCAACAACTCCAGGCCGATGCGTCTCGCTGGGAAGAATTGGCAGGCTTAGAACTAGGGGAATTACAAACTCGGCTCCAGGCCTGGATTAGTGAAGGGGGAGACCCATGGCACAATTCTCTCCGGGATGCGGTGAATAATCCCCAGACCAAGTACAGCCGCTTACAGGCCATTGGGCTATATCATCTCTTAGAGCAAGCGGCGGGTAATCTCACCCAAGAGTTAACGACCTTAGAGGCCAGTCTTGAGCAACTGTCCCCTGTGGTGAATCTACCTGTGGATAAGGTTAAAAAGGATTTAGAACTTTACCGCAGCAATCTGGATAAGATGATCCAAGCTCAAAAGATCATGGCGGAATTAGTTGAAGTTGAGCGGAAACGGCGGGAACAGGCGGCCAATGAAGCCAATGCCCCTACTCCCCCAGCGAGTGAGAGTCTAACGAATCCAGAATCCACCTCCGCCGAAGCCTCAAGTTAGGTTCCTAATTTTTTCAGCGATCGCATACAAAACATCAACCTCTAAGGCCTGAATCTGATTGCTCTGAAGGAAATCTAAATTGGCCTGGCGTACCTGTTCCCACTCGGCGGAATTAAGTTGATTGACAATCCCTCTCAGACCACCCCCTAAAACCATCGTCCACCAGTCTTCCGCTGCGGTCAGTTTGTGGCTGCCAATATGGCTCAAAACCTGCACTTGGGTTGCTCCCCCGGCTTCCAGCAGGGCCTGGAGTGTATCGGAATGGCGAATTCGTTCCCACGGCGTAACTGTCTTGGCTAAGTCTGGGCGTTCCGCTGCCAGTACCTCCCAAAAGGCCTGGTTTGCCGGTTCAAAAACTTTTTCTCCCCAAGACGTAATCGCTAGCTTGCCCCCAGGCCGTACCATCCGCCATAACTCTTGCACCGCTGCTTCCATATCCGGGACAAAGAAAATCCCAAAGACACAGACAACGGCATCAAAACAGCCATCGGGCAGACCCAGATTCTCAAAATCTCCACAGCGAAACTCGATATTCTTCAATCCCTTGGCCTGGGATTTTTGCCGAGCCAGTTCTAGCAGAGATTCCGCTAAATCAACCCCCATAATATGGCCTGTGGGGCCAACACGAATCGCCGCCGGAATAGCCGAAGCCCCACTGCCACAACACACATCTAAAACCTGAGCACCGGGCCGCAGCGAAAGCTGATCAATAGTTTGCTGGCCATAGCGATTCCAGAATGATAAGGCTGGAGCATCAAAGTAATCTGAGGCGGCATTAAACACCGTTTTGGCTCTGGTGAGCATTTCTTCTTTTTGGCTACTCATAGATCGTTCACCCCCGCTTTGGTCTTAATTATCAGCTAGCTTGCCGAAAATCATGACTCTTGGCAAGGAGTTTTACTGGAACGGTTGACCTCTGAGCTTGGATATTCGACCTCTGAGAGGCGTTTCTTTCATGCTTTGACTACTCAAGAGTTATTTTACCTAACGACTCAAATCAGCGGCGGTAGTCAAAAATAGGCTGCAAACAAATGATCTCTGCACCGTCCACAGCACCAATATGTTAAGTATCACGACAATCTCTGCCCAAGGCCTACAGAAGAAGAAAGATAAGCCCTGATTGAGATTATTTATTCAGGAGGAAGACAAATTTACGAGGTAGCAAACGTGGCTCATATCTAGTTTGCTGGACTTGGTAAACAGGAATAATGCGATCTGCATGGATAACAAGAAAATCATTCTCATGATCTAGATCGACAGCCTCTATTTCATTCTTGT
This region includes:
- a CDS encoding biotin transporter BioY — encoded protein: MATNKSNSPKGNSLSLLDQLIWAVLGLMLTVVGTFVEAVVALPQFFNRQGQWQLPTDWQALGTYPLPVSMQVAAVLLVGCMGGQYPAMISQIAYLGLGLAGFQIFSHGGGLNYWQEPTFGYLAGFIPAAWVCGMLAFRQSPRIEQFFLSCLAGLGIIHTCGLFYLMALGLGDRLPLPLWALVQQYSLYPLPGQIIIACLVALVARILRVVLIY
- a CDS encoding adenylate/guanylate cyclase domain-containing protein — encoded protein: MPTIESDTSGAACPTAMQSQQPSPQQVFNPVLSYDPHQLSGLPAAELVAIILKQQETLNALQNQGVTPAEVLAPPLAPPKSPYLLLRTEDGNCYFTLTDSSCWTIGRGDDNSIPLPDRWMSRNHAMIQAMAPNEFYLIDLGSRNGTFLNSRRVNVPVSLRHGDHITFGQTELEFFAQAPVSQPHEDSATLGLNLDHPPEKHEGSATVLLHVRRLLSVLVVDIRGFTVLARQLDEALLSEVMGTWFHQAGNIIRQYGSWVDKYIGDAVMAVWIHSSTEVSVQDMQRVLLALHDLHQMTSRLHLDYGLDKPIRVGAGLNTGYAMVGNTGSGDRPDYTALGDTVNAAFRLESATKELAVDVALGATTYGYLAGRDGDPKAISFRLQLANLKGYEAPVPIYTGTFGDLQQFLAMRIKRDDTLY
- the psbU gene encoding photosystem II complex extrinsic protein PsbU; protein product: MQRFGRWFSLGCLLVVLSLGWMGWVMPVTAAESTEPIVNVVDEKLGSAYGQKIDLNNTNIAAFIEYRGLYPTLARKIIQYAPYQSVEDVLNIPGLSERQKEILQANFDNFTVTEVETALVEGGDRYNNGLYK
- the nadB gene encoding L-aspartate oxidase, producing MSSISIPPVPVTVPFVFDVLVIGSGAAGLSAALTLSKVYRVGVLTKDTLDQSASIWAQGGMAAAIAAEDSPQFHARDTLKAGAGLCDPESVNFLVSQAPAQVARLLAMGVAFDHANQQPALTLEAAHSHPRVLHAADTTGQALVTTLLRQVHQSLNITLLPAWHVLDLWLNPEGTACVGVCVLGLGQLQWLPARLVVLATGGGGQVFAQTTNPAISTGDGVAMAWRAGVAVRDLEFIQFHPTALKLPQAPRFLISEAVRGEGAHLVDATGRRFVFDYHPDGELAPRDVVSRAIYHHLQATETEQVWLDLRPIPLPRLHYRFPKIIQVCQAWGIDVSQTPIPVSPAAHYWMGGVVTNLYGATDLPGLAAVGETASTGVHGANRLASNSLLECFVFSEQLATLQLPATTHPDSLPQWPPSDPLEIPHVDADWCEGVRRQLPQLVWQSAGISRHETPLTAATEKVQAWRTTLHQLPIGQYLIHHQPHTQGIKVNSNQAKVLQQWIELRNLLDIAYLILKSALFRTESRGGHFRSDYPETDPAWQQHTLIRGETWLQQPINQAKP
- the psb29 gene encoding photosystem II biogenesis protein Psp29, producing MFQLFTVQITRTVSDTKKAFYAAHTRPIHSIFRRFVEELLVEVHLLRVNTNFVYSPLLALGIVTAYNHFMSGYRPETDRNSIFTSFAIAEEFDPQQLQADASRWEELAGLELGELQTRLQAWISEGGDPWHNSLRDAVNNPQTKYSRLQAIGLYHLLEQAAGNLTQELTTLEASLEQLSPVVNLPVDKVKKDLELYRSNLDKMIQAQKIMAELVEVERKRREQAANEANAPTPPASESLTNPESTSAEASS
- a CDS encoding class I SAM-dependent methyltransferase — translated: MSSQKEEMLTRAKTVFNAASDYFDAPALSFWNRYGQQTIDQLSLRPGAQVLDVCCGSGASAIPAAIRVGPTGHIMGVDLAESLLELARQKSQAKGLKNIEFRCGDFENLGLPDGCFDAVVCVFGIFFVPDMEAAVQELWRMVRPGGKLAITSWGEKVFEPANQAFWEVLAAERPDLAKTVTPWERIRHSDTLQALLEAGGATQVQVLSHIGSHKLTAAEDWWTMVLGGGLRGIVNQLNSAEWEQVRQANLDFLQSNQIQALEVDVLYAIAEKIRNLT